In Pseudoalteromonas xiamenensis, the following are encoded in one genomic region:
- the hda gene encoding DnaA regulatory inactivator Hda, producing MEPMQMALPVTLPDDETFSSYFGGEQSLEVTHLKSAFAKREAQFQFTYLCGLADSGKSHLLYATCVYAQELGLSTMLLSLREVLHYGPEMLDGLDGLDVVCIDDMQLVAGNESWEKALFNFYNRFNEPGKLLVVAADLLPNMLNLFLPDLESRLTWGTTFQIRSMSDDDKAEALVKRAKMRGLELSDDCSRFLLTRLSRDMRALLDVLDKLDHASMAAQRKLTIPFIKSTLGL from the coding sequence ATGGAACCAATGCAAATGGCACTGCCTGTTACTTTGCCTGATGATGAAACGTTTTCATCGTATTTTGGCGGTGAACAATCATTAGAAGTAACACATTTAAAATCCGCTTTTGCGAAAAGAGAAGCACAGTTTCAATTTACCTACCTTTGTGGACTCGCAGATTCAGGAAAATCGCATCTGCTCTACGCGACTTGTGTTTATGCTCAGGAGCTTGGCTTATCCACGATGTTGCTGTCACTCCGGGAAGTTCTGCATTACGGCCCTGAGATGTTGGACGGACTTGATGGGTTGGATGTCGTGTGTATTGATGACATGCAGCTGGTGGCGGGTAATGAAAGTTGGGAAAAAGCACTATTCAATTTTTATAATCGTTTCAACGAGCCAGGAAAGCTTCTCGTTGTGGCTGCCGACTTGCTCCCCAATATGCTTAACTTGTTCTTACCCGATTTAGAATCACGTTTAACGTGGGGAACGACGTTCCAAATCCGCTCGATGAGTGATGACGATAAGGCCGAAGCGCTAGTTAAGCGTGCTAAAATGCGAGGACTAGAATTAAGTGACGATTGCTCACGTTTTCTGTTGACTCGCTTGAGTCGAGACATGCGCGCATTACTGGATGTTTTGGACAAACTTGACCATGCGTCCATGGCGGCTCAACGAAAATTGACGATTCCTTTCATTAAATCCACTTTAGGCTTGTAA
- a CDS encoding DUF2066 domain-containing protein has translation MEIQNLYQSSVQVKDKSRQARIEAGQDALTRVIKKLTGVDNTQSHKLVRQALRDYSEYLTKYEYVENSEGELKASFLFDETKMNQLVRDANWPFWGNRRPQIVLWMVIEDNQTREFVTRESYPQLERLIYDKATEWGLPILVPLLDLQDRLQVGVPEVWANFSEPVENASKRYGAERVITARIFQQPASSSWMLEWRYTDALYFEPQQLVGDKQVIISQMVENLAHSLLEEFSISNSSIAELKTDTITIRNLRNFKDIELAKRRLQSISSIKDVDIFSRSEGTVEFVVQHVSNVVDLKKALSLEQALSIYVDPNAFYHVENDKNLTYEWVGK, from the coding sequence GTGGAAATTCAAAATCTTTATCAAAGTAGCGTCCAAGTCAAAGATAAATCACGCCAAGCTCGTATTGAAGCAGGGCAAGATGCATTAACACGCGTAATTAAAAAGCTCACAGGGGTGGATAACACCCAAAGCCACAAGCTCGTTCGTCAAGCACTCAGAGACTATAGTGAATATTTGACAAAGTACGAATATGTTGAAAACAGTGAAGGCGAATTGAAAGCCAGTTTTCTGTTCGACGAAACGAAAATGAACCAATTGGTTCGTGATGCAAATTGGCCATTTTGGGGGAATCGACGCCCTCAAATCGTGTTATGGATGGTAATTGAAGATAATCAAACGAGAGAATTTGTTACACGCGAAAGCTATCCACAATTAGAACGCCTCATTTACGATAAAGCGACAGAGTGGGGTTTACCTATTTTGGTGCCTCTATTAGATCTTCAAGATCGGCTGCAAGTGGGTGTCCCCGAAGTCTGGGCTAATTTCTCCGAGCCAGTTGAAAACGCCTCAAAACGTTACGGTGCTGAACGCGTTATTACCGCTCGGATTTTCCAGCAACCAGCCAGCAGTAGTTGGATGCTGGAATGGCGTTACACTGATGCACTTTACTTTGAACCACAACAGTTAGTCGGCGATAAGCAAGTAATTATCAGCCAAATGGTTGAAAATTTAGCGCATTCATTGCTTGAAGAATTTTCTATTAGTAATTCCAGTATCGCAGAGCTTAAAACAGACACCATCACAATTAGAAACTTAAGAAACTTTAAGGATATAGAGCTTGCGAAACGAAGATTACAGTCAATCAGTTCAATCAAAGATGTAGACATTTTTTCTCGTTCAGAAGGGACGGTTGAATTTGTCGTTCAACATGTAAGCAACGTGGTGGATCTCAAAAAAGCGTTGTCACTAGAACAGGCTTTGTCAATTTACGTTGATCCTAACGCCTTTTATCATGTTGAAAACGACAAAAATCTTACGTATGAATGGGTGGGTAAGTAA
- a CDS encoding GGDEF domain-containing protein — translation MVENERVIDSVTNIVACLNTSDSIQRFLLDIHCILQKITYADNFYVVLFKENGRLSFPYFHDVMDDIRAEELDDVPVEEIGKSLTAYALNCRRVCNYSEDEIKSLIERGVLKVLGTVPKQWLCFPLINRQSFMGAFIIQSYRREDEYSGMIIDVLYAISHVISSALDAFNNQQALVQANASLKAYKKELESRVQERTQELEKSLTELRTEMTKSESLQAKLEFEALHDSLTGLTNRKYLFRELERLSSKSTRTDVKVFVIYIDLDDFKPINDNYGHHSGDEVLVEVANRLTASVREYDTVSRLGGDEFVILIDDGLTELDLEILASRILNAIKEPILLSNGDSVACGASIGISSNAESVFNAETLLVKADVNLYEAKSIGKNQFVIA, via the coding sequence ATGGTCGAAAATGAGCGAGTAATTGATAGCGTTACAAATATTGTGGCTTGTTTAAACACCAGCGATTCTATTCAGCGGTTTTTGTTGGATATCCACTGTATTTTACAAAAGATAACCTACGCCGATAATTTTTATGTCGTTTTGTTTAAAGAAAATGGGCGACTATCTTTTCCTTATTTTCATGACGTTATGGATGATATCCGAGCAGAAGAATTGGATGACGTTCCCGTTGAGGAAATCGGCAAGTCACTTACGGCCTATGCGCTAAATTGCCGGCGCGTATGTAACTACTCGGAGGACGAAATAAAATCCTTAATTGAGCGTGGCGTTTTGAAAGTACTAGGCACCGTCCCTAAACAGTGGCTGTGTTTCCCGCTGATCAATCGTCAAAGTTTTATGGGGGCATTCATCATTCAATCCTATCGTCGAGAAGATGAATACTCAGGCATGATAATCGATGTACTCTATGCGATCAGTCATGTCATTTCGTCTGCGCTTGATGCGTTTAACAATCAGCAAGCGCTTGTGCAGGCAAATGCGTCATTGAAGGCATACAAAAAGGAACTTGAGTCTAGAGTTCAGGAGCGTACTCAGGAGCTTGAAAAAAGCCTAACTGAACTGCGTACTGAAATGACAAAAAGTGAATCATTGCAAGCTAAGCTTGAATTCGAAGCGCTTCACGATAGCCTAACAGGGCTTACTAATCGTAAGTATCTTTTTCGAGAGCTGGAACGCTTGTCCTCTAAATCGACACGTACCGATGTCAAAGTATTTGTTATTTATATAGATTTGGATGATTTTAAACCGATTAACGACAACTATGGTCATCACAGTGGAGATGAAGTGCTTGTCGAAGTTGCAAATCGACTCACGGCGAGTGTTCGTGAATACGATACTGTTTCTCGTCTTGGAGGAGATGAATTTGTCATATTGATTGACGATGGATTGACAGAGTTAGATTTAGAAATACTAGCGTCAAGAATATTAAATGCGATAAAAGAACCCATTCTACTTAGCAATGGTGATTCAGTAGCGTGCGGGGCAAGCATAGGCATTTCTTCAAACGCTGAGAGTGTATTCAATGCAGAAACGCTTTTGGTTAAAGCGGATGTAAATTTGTACGAGGCGAAGTCAATAGGCAAAAATCAATTTGTTATTGCCTGA
- the gloA gene encoding lactoylglutathione lyase, giving the protein MKYLHTMVRVKDLDASLRFYRDLLGLKVVKQKDYEAGRFTLVYLAAPEQEAEAQATGAPTIELTYNWDTEAYTGGRNFGHLAFEVDDIYKTCQFLLDNGVTINRPPRDGHMAFVRSPDNISIELLQKDGALEPLEPWVSMKNTGEW; this is encoded by the coding sequence ATGAAATATTTACACACGATGGTTCGGGTAAAAGATTTGGACGCGTCGTTACGCTTCTACCGTGATTTGCTAGGTTTAAAAGTAGTTAAGCAAAAAGACTATGAAGCTGGACGTTTTACGCTAGTTTATCTTGCTGCGCCTGAACAAGAAGCAGAAGCTCAAGCAACTGGTGCGCCTACCATTGAATTGACTTATAACTGGGATACTGAAGCCTATACTGGTGGACGTAATTTTGGGCATCTCGCCTTCGAAGTCGACGACATCTACAAAACCTGTCAGTTTCTGTTGGACAATGGCGTAACAATAAACCGACCTCCTCGCGACGGCCATATGGCCTTTGTTCGTTCACCTGACAATATATCTATTGAACTGCTACAAAAAGACGGCGCATTAGAACCTCTAGAGCCATGGGTATCGATGAAAAATACAGGTGAATGGTAG
- a CDS encoding ABC transporter substrate-binding protein → MKAPYIVDLSEQTGLYFDVADVFNRYQHQVTFQTHFLPRKRLDKSVEDASLDGLVMGVNPIWFGDLKHEKYLWTSPIFEDTDDFVSFHKIPFEYEGETSLHQKTIGGILGYKYFGVDELAAKDLLTRVNTNEEIHLLDMLLKQRLDVAIVSRSTRQYLEAKNHWLGLFHVSEIPHDRYTRHIMALRSRNDEFEIVAKLLENEQVRRELNLLSYKYQSP, encoded by the coding sequence ATGAAAGCTCCATACATTGTCGACCTGAGCGAACAAACGGGACTTTATTTTGATGTGGCAGATGTGTTTAACCGTTACCAGCATCAAGTTACCTTCCAAACTCACTTTTTACCTCGCAAACGACTTGATAAAAGCGTGGAAGACGCGTCACTTGATGGTTTAGTGATGGGGGTGAATCCAATTTGGTTTGGTGACCTAAAACATGAAAAATATCTTTGGACGTCGCCGATTTTTGAGGATACTGACGATTTTGTGTCGTTCCATAAAATACCTTTCGAATACGAAGGTGAAACATCACTTCATCAAAAAACGATAGGCGGCATATTAGGTTATAAGTATTTCGGCGTAGATGAATTGGCTGCTAAAGATTTACTCACGCGTGTCAATACGAATGAAGAAATACACCTTTTAGACATGTTGTTAAAGCAACGCCTAGATGTCGCTATAGTTAGCCGAAGTACACGGCAATATTTAGAAGCCAAGAATCATTGGCTTGGATTGTTTCATGTTTCAGAAATACCGCATGACCGATATACACGTCATATCATGGCGCTAAGATCTCGGAATGACGAATTTGAAATCGTCGCCAAGCTTCTAGAAAACGAGCAGGTTAGGCGAGAACTAAACCTGCTGTCCTATAAATATCAATCACCATGA
- a CDS encoding NAD(P)-dependent oxidoreductase, with protein sequence MSIKVSFISLGVMGFPMAGHLQKAGYEVTVYNRTTQKAQDWVTQFGGQYATTPKAAVTGSEIVFMCVGNDDDLRSVVYGEDGVLAGMSAGSVLIDHTTTSAKVAREVGERCTALDIAFLDAPVSGGQAGAENGVLTIMVGGEEKTFAKVQPVMNAFARFSQLLNSIGSGQLCKMVNQICIAGVVQGLAEGLHFAKKAGLDGEKVIETISKGAAGSWQMENRYKTMLAGEYEFGFAVDWMRKDLGIALDEARSNGATLSLTALVDQYYSDVQSIGGGRFDTSSLLARLDAIHEKK encoded by the coding sequence ATGTCAATTAAAGTAAGTTTTATCAGTCTTGGCGTTATGGGTTTTCCGATGGCGGGGCATTTACAAAAAGCAGGCTACGAAGTGACTGTTTATAACCGCACGACACAAAAGGCACAAGATTGGGTGACTCAATTTGGAGGACAGTATGCGACTACCCCAAAAGCCGCAGTAACTGGCAGTGAAATAGTCTTTATGTGTGTTGGAAACGATGATGATTTACGCTCGGTGGTTTATGGCGAGGACGGTGTCTTAGCAGGCATGAGTGCTGGCAGTGTATTAATCGACCATACCACAACATCGGCGAAAGTCGCGCGCGAAGTAGGTGAACGCTGTACTGCTTTAGATATAGCGTTTTTGGACGCGCCTGTGTCAGGGGGACAAGCTGGGGCCGAGAATGGTGTACTGACGATAATGGTTGGTGGTGAGGAAAAGACATTTGCCAAAGTTCAACCAGTAATGAACGCATTCGCTCGTTTTAGCCAATTGTTGAACTCGATTGGTTCAGGCCAACTGTGTAAAATGGTAAATCAGATTTGTATCGCGGGTGTAGTACAAGGACTTGCTGAGGGGTTACATTTTGCTAAGAAAGCGGGTCTTGATGGAGAGAAAGTCATTGAAACTATCTCAAAAGGAGCTGCAGGCTCTTGGCAAATGGAGAATCGTTATAAAACGATGTTAGCGGGTGAATATGAGTTTGGTTTCGCAGTAGATTGGATGCGAAAAGATCTCGGTATTGCACTTGATGAGGCGCGTTCAAATGGTGCAACGTTGTCTCTCACCGCTTTGGTTGATCAATATTATTCGGACGTACAGTCTATTGGTGGCGGACGCTTTGATACATCGAGCCTATTGGCAAGACTCGATGCAATTCATGAGAAAAAATAG
- a CDS encoding glutathione peroxidase, giving the protein MDNIYRYSVQLIDGETFPLKLLTGRTVLFVNIASKCSFSSQLATLEKLYQKYRSKGFEIIAFPCNQFGKNEPLEGEMLREYYRSQAKVSFPLCQKVLVNGPDAHPLFNYLKAHTRGIAQNRAIKWNFTKFLVNSEGQLVSRYAPRTKPESLHCAIEGLLENENRSVQFAKL; this is encoded by the coding sequence ATGGACAATATTTATCGCTATAGCGTTCAACTTATTGATGGTGAAACCTTTCCACTCAAATTATTAACCGGAAGAACCGTACTTTTTGTTAATATTGCCAGTAAATGTAGTTTCTCATCTCAACTTGCCACGCTTGAAAAACTATATCAAAAGTATCGAAGCAAAGGGTTTGAGATCATTGCATTCCCGTGCAACCAATTCGGTAAAAACGAACCTTTAGAAGGTGAGATGTTAAGAGAGTATTATCGCTCTCAAGCCAAAGTCAGTTTTCCTCTATGCCAAAAGGTACTGGTTAATGGACCTGATGCACACCCGCTCTTTAACTATTTGAAAGCTCACACTCGTGGCATTGCACAAAACCGTGCCATTAAGTGGAACTTTACCAAGTTTTTAGTAAACTCTGAGGGTCAATTGGTCTCTCGCTATGCGCCAAGGACCAAACCGGAATCTCTCCACTGCGCCATTGAAGGTTTATTAGAAAATGAAAATCGCTCTGTTCAGTTCGCAAAACTATGA
- a CDS encoding 2-hydroxyacid dehydrogenase, with amino-acid sequence MKIALFSSQNYEKPFFNQFALQNPELEITYFEEKLNHQTVAMASGFDSICAFVNDCLDANVITTLAEMNIRCIALRCAGFNNVDLPTAKAHGITVVRVPAYSPEAVAEHCVALMLTLSRKTHKAYNRVREDNFDLNGLLGFNLFKKTIGVIGCGKIGQALVNILNGFGANVLVCDPNVGEGNYTQVNLDMLLSQSDVISLHCPLTEQTHHLIDEAAFAKMKDGVMLINTSRGALVDSKACIGALKSRKLGYLGLDVYEQESELFFQNHSGEILQDDVFSRLVSFPNVLVTGHQGFFTQEALSEIARVTVDNLLAWKNNQAIKNQVI; translated from the coding sequence ATGAAAATCGCTCTGTTCAGTTCGCAAAACTATGAAAAACCGTTTTTCAACCAATTTGCTTTGCAAAACCCTGAGCTTGAAATCACCTATTTTGAAGAAAAACTAAATCACCAAACGGTAGCTATGGCGTCAGGCTTTGACTCTATTTGCGCCTTCGTAAATGATTGCCTAGACGCGAACGTTATCACTACGCTTGCTGAAATGAATATTCGGTGCATTGCACTTCGTTGTGCTGGGTTCAACAACGTAGATTTGCCTACCGCAAAGGCACACGGCATTACGGTTGTACGCGTTCCTGCATACAGCCCCGAAGCCGTTGCCGAACATTGCGTTGCGTTAATGCTCACATTAAGTCGGAAAACCCATAAAGCCTACAATCGTGTTCGCGAAGACAATTTTGATTTAAATGGCTTACTAGGATTCAACTTATTTAAGAAAACCATTGGCGTCATTGGATGTGGGAAAATAGGTCAAGCGTTAGTAAATATATTAAACGGGTTTGGCGCGAATGTGTTGGTTTGCGACCCAAATGTTGGCGAAGGTAATTACACTCAAGTCAACCTAGATATGTTGCTGTCTCAAAGCGACGTTATTTCACTCCACTGCCCTTTGACTGAACAAACCCACCATCTGATCGACGAAGCGGCTTTTGCTAAAATGAAAGACGGCGTAATGCTGATTAATACAAGCCGTGGCGCTCTGGTTGACAGTAAAGCCTGCATTGGAGCACTTAAGAGCCGTAAACTCGGCTACTTGGGACTAGACGTGTACGAGCAAGAATCGGAACTCTTTTTCCAAAACCACTCTGGCGAAATATTGCAAGACGATGTGTTTTCTCGACTTGTTAGTTTTCCAAATGTGCTTGTGACCGGACACCAAGGTTTTTTTACGCAAGAAGCGCTGAGCGAAATTGCACGAGTGACCGTGGATAATTTACTTGCTTGGAAAAACAACCAGGCAATAAAAAACCAAGTCATATAG
- a CDS encoding isopenicillin N synthase family dioxygenase: MQELPTVDYQAPNAAEQFVESLRNTGFGVLKNHPIPQSLVESIYKNWQAFFDSEEKHNFLFSKETQDGYFPPSVSEVAKGFTIKDIKEYFHVYPKGRVPAQLEEEIREYYRLANEFASTLLNWVQENAPEEVRAKFSIDLKDMIANSEQTLLRILHYPPMTGDEEPGAIRAAAHGDINLLTVLPAANEPGLQVQRQDGSWLDVPCDFGNLIINIGDMLQEASGGYFPSTIHRVINPTGKASEKSRISLPLFLHPRPDVVLSERYSADSYLQERLRELGVK; encoded by the coding sequence ATGCAAGAATTACCTACAGTTGACTATCAAGCACCAAATGCTGCTGAACAGTTCGTTGAATCACTTCGTAACACAGGTTTTGGTGTTTTGAAGAACCACCCAATCCCACAGTCACTGGTAGAATCTATCTACAAAAATTGGCAAGCCTTTTTCGATTCGGAAGAAAAGCACAACTTTTTATTTAGCAAAGAAACTCAAGATGGCTACTTTCCACCATCTGTATCAGAGGTTGCTAAAGGCTTTACAATTAAGGACATCAAAGAGTATTTCCACGTTTACCCTAAGGGTCGAGTACCAGCACAATTAGAAGAAGAAATACGCGAGTATTATCGTTTAGCAAATGAATTCGCATCAACATTGTTAAATTGGGTTCAAGAAAATGCGCCAGAAGAAGTACGTGCGAAGTTCTCAATTGATCTAAAAGATATGATTGCAAACTCAGAGCAAACTCTGCTTCGAATTCTACATTACCCACCAATGACTGGTGATGAAGAGCCTGGTGCAATTCGTGCAGCGGCGCACGGTGATATTAACCTACTCACTGTATTACCAGCAGCGAATGAGCCAGGTTTACAGGTACAACGTCAAGATGGTAGCTGGTTAGACGTTCCATGTGATTTTGGAAACCTGATCATCAATATCGGCGACATGCTTCAAGAAGCATCGGGTGGTTACTTCCCATCAACGATTCACCGAGTGATCAACCCAACGGGTAAGGCATCTGAAAAGTCTCGTATTTCACTACCTCTTTTCTTGCACCCTCGTCCGGATGTTGTGTTGTCTGAGCGTTACTCCGCAGATAGCTACCTGCAAGAGCGTCTACGCGAATTAGGCGTGAAGTAA
- a CDS encoding response regulator — translation MREILIVDDVPENLQVLQLILKQPNHRVRAATNATLALKLAKEHSPHLIITDINMPEVSGIELCKQLKADKGLCDIPVIFVSAMTDTDNLVEAFDVGGVDYITKPFKPAEIMARVRTQFSLLDMKSLQLSQALSERIRQMVMGIAHEINTPLGTSITAISHLNDMVATTKGQYQAQRLSANDIETLFSGADDCIELTERNLKRVKYCVEALKSISVADTQSVKEAVNLQDVLDGVQVKIKQIKSNVPYELTMSLPDEMVLIDKEKLELALYHLFINSLTHSGVPEISINIVAYCAQNQLHIEFSDNGKGLQGLSVEQLLTPFVTTKRGNSGHMGLGAPITSSIITSGLKGSLSVTSSNRGLQWAFSIPCSATT, via the coding sequence ATGCGAGAAATCTTAATTGTTGATGATGTGCCGGAAAATCTTCAGGTCTTGCAACTTATCTTAAAACAACCTAATCATCGAGTACGTGCAGCAACGAATGCGACACTGGCACTCAAACTTGCAAAAGAACATTCACCTCATCTTATTATTACCGATATCAATATGCCTGAAGTTTCAGGGATAGAGCTATGTAAACAGCTTAAAGCAGATAAAGGTCTATGTGATATCCCCGTTATTTTTGTAAGCGCAATGACCGATACGGATAATCTGGTTGAAGCTTTTGATGTGGGCGGTGTTGACTACATTACGAAGCCTTTTAAACCCGCTGAGATTATGGCCCGTGTCAGAACGCAGTTTTCACTCTTAGATATGAAAAGTCTGCAGCTTTCTCAGGCGCTGTCCGAACGGATCCGGCAAATGGTGATGGGTATCGCGCATGAAATAAATACGCCTTTGGGAACGAGTATCACGGCAATCTCTCATTTGAATGATATGGTTGCAACGACAAAAGGGCAGTATCAAGCGCAGCGACTCAGTGCAAATGATATTGAAACGCTTTTTTCGGGCGCAGACGACTGTATAGAATTAACTGAAAGAAATTTAAAACGCGTTAAATATTGTGTTGAGGCCCTGAAATCAATATCGGTAGCGGATACACAAAGTGTAAAAGAAGCGGTTAATCTTCAGGACGTTTTAGACGGAGTCCAAGTCAAAATCAAACAGATCAAAAGCAATGTACCTTATGAATTAACTATGTCGTTACCCGATGAAATGGTTCTGATAGATAAAGAAAAACTGGAACTTGCTCTTTATCATTTGTTTATCAACTCCCTCACACACAGTGGTGTACCAGAGATTTCAATTAATATTGTTGCCTATTGTGCACAAAACCAATTACACATTGAGTTTAGTGACAATGGCAAAGGCCTACAGGGATTGAGTGTTGAGCAGTTACTGACGCCATTTGTTACAACGAAACGAGGTAACTCTGGTCACATGGGACTGGGTGCACCCATTACCTCCAGTATTATTACATCTGGATTAAAAGGTAGTCTTTCCGTGACTTCATCAAATCGAGGACTCCAATGGGCGTTTTCAATCCCATGCTCTGCAACTACTTGA